A portion of the Calothrix sp. 336/3 genome contains these proteins:
- a CDS encoding mechanosensitive ion channel family protein: MMQFILPTSFIFLGLFTGIIGEKVVIKKLKKFVVGKQIPGNQIIFRALHRMTFIWLSLGGCFAAILSYPLKENLEDVLKRVITIVFLYSVTLVCARLAAGFVTLFLQKSEGVSASLLSNLAKIAIIILGTLIILQTMGVQVTAIVTTLGVGGLAVGLALQDTLANLFAGFYLIISKQVRTGDYIKLDGAHEGYVIDISWRNTIIKELSNNVVIIPNSKLSTAIFTNYNLPVKEVTVTVELGVAYDSDLEKVEKITVAIAQEVMQEVSPEQMEYEPFIRFHRFGDSSIDFTLFMRVNEFFDQRLAKHLFVKKLHKRYIEEGIKIPYPIQNIYLHKNGKGNGNGNINTLTEV, encoded by the coding sequence ATGATGCAGTTTATTCTTCCTACAAGCTTTATCTTCCTTGGCTTGTTCACCGGAATTATTGGTGAAAAAGTCGTCATCAAAAAGCTGAAAAAGTTTGTTGTTGGCAAACAGATACCAGGAAACCAGATTATTTTTCGCGCTCTCCATCGCATGACTTTTATCTGGTTAAGTTTAGGTGGTTGTTTTGCTGCGATTCTCAGTTATCCCCTCAAGGAAAATCTGGAAGACGTTCTCAAGCGCGTTATTACCATAGTTTTTCTTTATTCGGTGACTCTTGTTTGCGCTCGACTAGCTGCGGGTTTTGTCACTTTATTTCTGCAAAAATCAGAAGGCGTTTCTGCTTCTCTACTCTCGAATTTAGCTAAAATTGCTATTATTATTTTAGGAACCCTGATTATTCTGCAAACCATGGGTGTCCAGGTGACAGCAATAGTTACAACTCTAGGAGTGGGGGGTTTAGCTGTTGGTTTGGCACTGCAAGATACCCTAGCTAATTTATTTGCGGGATTTTATTTAATTATTTCCAAACAGGTACGCACTGGAGACTACATCAAATTAGATGGTGCCCATGAAGGCTACGTGATTGATATTTCCTGGAGGAATACTATTATCAAGGAATTATCAAATAATGTGGTAATTATTCCCAATTCTAAATTGAGTACGGCAATTTTCACTAATTACAATCTGCCCGTCAAAGAAGTAACTGTGACTGTGGAATTGGGAGTTGCTTATGATAGCGATTTAGAGAAAGTCGAGAAAATTACTGTGGCGATCGCCCAGGAGGTAATGCAAGAAGTTTCCCCAGAACAGATGGAGTATGAACCCTTTATCAGATTTCATCGGTTCGGTGATTCTAGTATTGATTTCACCTTGTTTATGCGAGTTAATGAATTTTTTGATCAACGTTTAGCCAAGCATTTATTTGTCAAAAAATTGCATAAGCGTTATATCGAAGAAGGAATTAAAATTCCCTATCCCATCCAGAATATTTATTTACACAAAAATGGTAAGGGGAATGGCAATGGTAACATCAATACCCTGACTGAAGTTTAG
- a CDS encoding S-layer homology domain-containing protein has translation MWSSLTAQRSTQVSAATVTSKNNKSGFTLAIWQPAGNLSEVIARVSIKGKRNQGYFKERFIGDYKYKIQQKAKFVKGLKSGDRVVVRLYDLENRFLGYSEFECLQTNSAVNLILSENPSQYKVVRTVYGADANFDGNVDTGSTTYDYFTQVDNGLSSTVGDRQVTFLSSSRQINISQFQVAGVSAVATKSVYPNSFTQGKYAVVRKSMSIFSSTQAAALQAVPGQLVQIKEVDSDSSFDVSQLMMAYREVGVARNIQVKFSDVASNHWAQDFIAELAALEIIEGFPNGTFRPDEQVNRAQFAAMLSQAFEKVKVRNALKFKDVSSNFWAYSAIREAYEMGFLGIIDSEFKPTQELSRLEVLIALAKGLNYTVTGSTERILTAYTDATSIRSDVRSAIAALTERGIVVNYPNVQSLNPGKVATRAEVSALIYKALVSTGTVTDISSEYTVGKSAEQAAVEEENETKTRRHCNQGIGNGSEGCDPGNSRPHGGSNDETGRTPGNKK, from the coding sequence CAGCCACAGTCACTAGTAAAAATAATAAATCAGGCTTTACTCTTGCTATTTGGCAACCGGCTGGTAATCTTTCAGAAGTTATTGCCCGTGTATCTATTAAGGGTAAACGTAATCAAGGATACTTTAAAGAAAGATTCATTGGTGACTACAAATATAAAATTCAGCAAAAGGCAAAATTTGTTAAAGGTCTGAAATCTGGAGACAGAGTAGTAGTTCGTCTGTACGATTTAGAAAATCGCTTTCTTGGCTACAGTGAATTTGAATGTTTACAAACCAATAGTGCTGTTAACTTAATTTTGTCAGAAAATCCTTCACAATACAAAGTTGTACGTACTGTTTATGGTGCTGATGCTAACTTTGACGGCAATGTGGATACAGGTAGTACAACCTACGACTATTTTACTCAGGTGGATAATGGGCTAAGCTCCACCGTTGGCGATCGCCAGGTGACTTTCCTAAGCAGTTCTCGACAAATTAATATTAGTCAGTTTCAAGTTGCAGGGGTGTCCGCAGTTGCAACGAAAAGCGTTTATCCCAATTCTTTTACTCAGGGTAAATATGCTGTAGTCCGAAAATCAATGAGTATTTTCAGTTCTACCCAAGCAGCAGCATTACAAGCAGTACCTGGACAATTAGTACAAATCAAAGAAGTGGATAGTGATTCCAGCTTTGATGTTAGTCAATTGATGATGGCATATCGGGAAGTAGGAGTAGCCCGTAATATCCAAGTTAAATTTTCCGATGTGGCAAGTAACCACTGGGCACAAGACTTTATCGCAGAATTGGCAGCATTAGAAATTATCGAGGGTTTCCCCAATGGCACTTTTCGTCCTGATGAACAAGTAAACCGTGCCCAATTTGCGGCAATGTTGAGTCAAGCGTTTGAGAAAGTAAAAGTCCGCAATGCCTTGAAATTTAAGGATGTGAGCAGCAATTTCTGGGCTTATAGTGCTATCCGTGAAGCCTATGAAATGGGCTTTTTAGGAATTATAGATAGTGAGTTTAAACCGACTCAAGAGTTATCCCGCCTAGAAGTGTTGATAGCACTAGCAAAAGGACTAAATTATACCGTCACGGGTTCAACTGAGAGGATTTTAACAGCCTATACAGATGCTACGAGTATACGTAGTGATGTTCGTAGTGCGATCGCTGCTCTCACCGAACGAGGTATAGTAGTCAACTATCCCAACGTCCAATCTTTAAACCCTGGAAAAGTTGCCACACGAGCTGAAGTCAGTGCCTTAATCTACAAAGCTTTGGTCAGTACAGGCACAGTTACTGATATTTCCTCAGAATATACTGTCGGTAAAAGTGCAGAACAAGCAGCAGTAGAGGAAGAAAACGAGACCAAAACTCGTCGCCATTGTAACCAGGGTATTGGTAATGGTTCCGAAGGATGTGACCCTGGAAATTCTCGTCCCCATGGTGGCAGCAATGATGAAACAGGAAGAACTCCTGGAAACAAAAAGTAA